Proteins encoded by one window of Musa acuminata AAA Group cultivar baxijiao chromosome BXJ2-9, Cavendish_Baxijiao_AAA, whole genome shotgun sequence:
- the LOC135623461 gene encoding serine/arginine-rich SC35-like splicing factor SCL30A isoform X1, producing MRGRSYSPSPPRGYGRRRRSPSPRGRYSSRGRDLPTSLLVRNLRRDCRAEDLRRPFGQFGPLKDIYLPRDYYTGCCFFPLAREPRGFGFIQYVDPADAAEAKYQMDGQILLGRELTVVFAEENRKKPSDMRARERRDRVYDSRRSPHNSRDPVHDYRRSPRRSRGPVHDSRRSPRQARSPYYSHSRSRSRSRSYESPSSKRQHYSRSASPQDKTKHRERSYSQSPAGSRSRSRSPEGLPSKPSSRRERSLSVSG from the exons ATGAGGGGCAGAAGCTACAGTCCATCACCACCAAGGGGTTACGGGAGAAGACGTCGCAGTCCAAGTCCTAGAGGTCGCTATAGCAGCCGTGGTAGAGACCTCCCAACCAGCCTTTTAGTTCGGAATCTTCGGCGTGATTGCAG AGCGGAGGATCTTCGTAGACCATTTGGGCAGTTTGGCCCTCTTAAGGATATCTATTTGCCACGTGATTATTACACGGG TTGTTGTTTTTTCCCCCTCGCAAGAGAGCCACGTGGATTTGGGTTTATCCAATATGTCGATCCGGCTGATGCAGCTGAAGCTAAGTACCAAATGGATGGGCAAATCCTTCTTGGCAGGGAATTAACTGTTGTATTTGCTGAGGAGAACAGAAAAAAGCCTTCTGATATGAGGGCAAGAGAAAGAAG GGATCGTGTGTATGATTCCCGAAGATCACCCCACAATTCACG GGATCCTGTGCATGATTACCGAAGATCACCCCGCCGTTCGCG GGGTCCTGTGCATGATTCCCGAAGGTCACCCCGCCAAGCACGTTCTCCTTACTATTCGCACTCGCGTTCTCGCTCGCGGAGCCGTAGCTATGAGTCGCCTTCTTCAAAGCGGCAGCACTACTCAAG GTCTGCTTCGCCCCAAGATAAGACGAAGCACAGGGAGAGGTCATACTCCCAATCTCCTGCAGGTAGCAGGTCACGCAGCAGAAGTCCTGAAGGTTTGCCGAGCAAGCCATCATCACGCCGAGAAAGGTCTCTTTCTGTTAGCGGGTAA
- the LOC135623461 gene encoding serine/arginine-rich SC35-like splicing factor SCL30A isoform X2, giving the protein MRGRSYSPSPPRGYGRRRRSPSPRGRYSSRGRDLPTSLLVRNLRRDCRAEDLRRPFGQFGPLKDIYLPRDYYTGEPRGFGFIQYVDPADAAEAKYQMDGQILLGRELTVVFAEENRKKPSDMRARERRDRVYDSRRSPHNSRDPVHDYRRSPRRSRGPVHDSRRSPRQARSPYYSHSRSRSRSRSYESPSSKRQHYSRSASPQDKTKHRERSYSQSPAGSRSRSRSPEGLPSKPSSRRERSLSVSG; this is encoded by the exons ATGAGGGGCAGAAGCTACAGTCCATCACCACCAAGGGGTTACGGGAGAAGACGTCGCAGTCCAAGTCCTAGAGGTCGCTATAGCAGCCGTGGTAGAGACCTCCCAACCAGCCTTTTAGTTCGGAATCTTCGGCGTGATTGCAG AGCGGAGGATCTTCGTAGACCATTTGGGCAGTTTGGCCCTCTTAAGGATATCTATTTGCCACGTGATTATTACACGGG AGAGCCACGTGGATTTGGGTTTATCCAATATGTCGATCCGGCTGATGCAGCTGAAGCTAAGTACCAAATGGATGGGCAAATCCTTCTTGGCAGGGAATTAACTGTTGTATTTGCTGAGGAGAACAGAAAAAAGCCTTCTGATATGAGGGCAAGAGAAAGAAG GGATCGTGTGTATGATTCCCGAAGATCACCCCACAATTCACG GGATCCTGTGCATGATTACCGAAGATCACCCCGCCGTTCGCG GGGTCCTGTGCATGATTCCCGAAGGTCACCCCGCCAAGCACGTTCTCCTTACTATTCGCACTCGCGTTCTCGCTCGCGGAGCCGTAGCTATGAGTCGCCTTCTTCAAAGCGGCAGCACTACTCAAG GTCTGCTTCGCCCCAAGATAAGACGAAGCACAGGGAGAGGTCATACTCCCAATCTCCTGCAGGTAGCAGGTCACGCAGCAGAAGTCCTGAAGGTTTGCCGAGCAAGCCATCATCACGCCGAGAAAGGTCTCTTTCTGTTAGCGGGTAA